The following are from one region of the Acanthopagrus latus isolate v.2019 chromosome 2, fAcaLat1.1, whole genome shotgun sequence genome:
- the diabloa gene encoding diablo, IAP-binding mitochondrial protein a isoform X2: protein MSVCFCRHFISTTSARVLLSSRKPAFYKPGKWRNLLYTGVASFAVGGGLCAIPFRQVENLSHDSLIKRAASLVTDSSSTFLSQATLALVDAITEYSKAVHTLISLQKRYLDSLGRLSPAEEDTIWQVIIGQRAQVNDRQDECKRFESTWINAVKLCETAAEAAYTSGAEHASVTMRTNIQVALSQVEEVQKLSTDAEKKLAETKVMEVERMAQYTASLQNTSDDEEVPEAYLRED, encoded by the exons ATGTCAGTCTGCTTTTGTCGCCACTTTATTTCTAC GACTTCTGCTCGTGTCCTGTTAAGCAGCAGAAAACCTGCATTCTATAAACCTGGGAAATGGAGGAATCTTCTGTACACAGGTGTGGCATCTTTTGCAGTTGGCGGCGGGCTGTGTGCCATACCCTTCAGACAG gttgAAAACCTCTCTCACGACTCTCTGATCAAACGAGCAGCTTCTCTGGTGACAGACAGCTCAAGCAcctttctctctcaggccacCTTGGCTCTTGTAGATGCCATCACAGAGTACTCAAAA GCTGTGCACACACTAATCAGTCTCCAAAAACGATATTTGGACTCTCTGGGAAGACTGAGTCCAGCAGAAGAGGACACAATCTGGCAGGTGATCATTGGCCAGCGTGCACAG GTTAATGACAGACAAGATGAATGCAAGCGTTTTGAGTCCACCTGGATCAATGCTGTCAAGCtgtgtgaaacagcagcagaggcagcataCACGTCAG gaGCTGAACATGCGTCGGTCACAATGAGGACGAACATTCAGGTGGCCCTGTcgcaggtggaggaggtgcagaaaCTGTCAACGGATGCAGAGAAGAAGCTGGCAGAGACAAAAGTGATGGAGGTTGAAAGGATGGCACAGTACACCGCCTCCTTACAGAATACTAGCGATGACGAAGAGGTGCCTGAGGCTTATCTAAGAGAagactaa
- the diabloa gene encoding diablo, IAP-binding mitochondrial protein a isoform X1 encodes MFLWRTKMAALWRVTSYLRLLRTSARVLLSSRKPAFYKPGKWRNLLYTGVASFAVGGGLCAIPFRQVENLSHDSLIKRAASLVTDSSSTFLSQATLALVDAITEYSKAVHTLISLQKRYLDSLGRLSPAEEDTIWQVIIGQRAQVNDRQDECKRFESTWINAVKLCETAAEAAYTSGAEHASVTMRTNIQVALSQVEEVQKLSTDAEKKLAETKVMEVERMAQYTASLQNTSDDEEVPEAYLRED; translated from the exons ATGTTTCTGTGGCGGACCAAGATGGCCGCGCTGTGGAGGGTAACAAGCTACCTCCGTCTCCTCAG GACTTCTGCTCGTGTCCTGTTAAGCAGCAGAAAACCTGCATTCTATAAACCTGGGAAATGGAGGAATCTTCTGTACACAGGTGTGGCATCTTTTGCAGTTGGCGGCGGGCTGTGTGCCATACCCTTCAGACAG gttgAAAACCTCTCTCACGACTCTCTGATCAAACGAGCAGCTTCTCTGGTGACAGACAGCTCAAGCAcctttctctctcaggccacCTTGGCTCTTGTAGATGCCATCACAGAGTACTCAAAA GCTGTGCACACACTAATCAGTCTCCAAAAACGATATTTGGACTCTCTGGGAAGACTGAGTCCAGCAGAAGAGGACACAATCTGGCAGGTGATCATTGGCCAGCGTGCACAG GTTAATGACAGACAAGATGAATGCAAGCGTTTTGAGTCCACCTGGATCAATGCTGTCAAGCtgtgtgaaacagcagcagaggcagcataCACGTCAG gaGCTGAACATGCGTCGGTCACAATGAGGACGAACATTCAGGTGGCCCTGTcgcaggtggaggaggtgcagaaaCTGTCAACGGATGCAGAGAAGAAGCTGGCAGAGACAAAAGTGATGGAGGTTGAAAGGATGGCACAGTACACCGCCTCCTTACAGAATACTAGCGATGACGAAGAGGTGCCTGAGGCTTATCTAAGAGAagactaa